Genomic segment of Pseudomonas iranensis:
TTGCCTTCGGTGAAGCGTGTGCCTTCGACGAAGTTGAAAATTCCCACCGGGTTATGCCGGAATTTCGCGCAGGTCTTGCGCGTGGTTTCCAGGTCCTTGCCTTTCTTCTCCGGGTGTTTTTCCAGATACGCCTTGGAGTAGCGCTTCATGAACGGAAAGCCCAGCGCCCACCAGGCCAGGCCAATCACCGGCACCCAGATCAGCTCCTGCTTGAGGAAAAACTTCAGCGGTTGGATCTTGCGGTTGAGCACGTATTGCAGCACCAGAATATCCACCCAGCTCTGGTGGTTGCTGGTGATCAGGTACGAGTGCTGATAGTCGAGGCCTTGCAGACCGCTGAGGTGCCAGCGGGTGCGCCGTACCAGATTCATCCAGCCTTTGTTATTGCTGATCCACGCCTCGTGGGTGTGGCTCATCAGCCAACCGGCGATGCGCTGGGTAAAGGCAAACGGCAAAGCCTTGACCAACGCCACGCAGAACAGGAACGAGCACAGCAGAACCGTGTTGAGCGCCAACAGCAGCGAGGCGATCACGCCGCGCACGGGTGCGGGTAGAAAATCCAGCATTTACACATCCATAGGTCGGTTGGCGGCTTGAATCGCGGTGAGCGCGATGGTGTAGACGATGTCATCGACTTGCGCGCCGCGCGGCAGGTCGTTCACCGGTTTGCGCAGGCCTTGCAGCATCGGCCCGAGGCTGACGCAATCGGCGCTGCGTTGTACGGCTTTGTGCGTGGTGTTGCCG
This window contains:
- a CDS encoding acyltransferase, translated to MLDFLPAPVRGVIASLLLALNTVLLCSFLFCVALVKALPFAFTQRIAGWLMSHTHEAWISNNKGWMNLVRRTRWHLSGLQGLDYQHSYLITSNHQSWVDILVLQYVLNRKIQPLKFFLKQELIWVPVIGLAWWALGFPFMKRYSKAYLEKHPEKKGKDLETTRKTCAKFRHNPVGIFNFVEGTRFTEGKHAQQQSPFKYLLKPKAGGIAFVLDAMGEQLESIVNVTIHYPAGRPGFWDLLCGNVRDVVVHFEEIKIPPAFIGKNYDQDGEYRLQFQGWINQLWLDKDALLEQMHREYPGHQ